The following are encoded together in the Thermoplasmata archaeon genome:
- a CDS encoding gamma carbonic anhydrase family protein — MAATMIYVAPTAVLVGDVSVAEGGSVWHGAVLRGDFDAVVVGKDSNVQDNAVLHVDRRMPCEIGDHVTVGHSAVVHGTKVLGDSLIGMHATLNSGTVVRRGSLVAAGTVTRENAEFPEESVIAGVPARVLRKVDETLWKRIELSWEIYRDLAKASLPARPAILADPSRQIPFEKSEEFTRLVRKG, encoded by the coding sequence ATGGCGGCGACGATGATTTACGTCGCTCCGACCGCGGTCCTCGTGGGCGATGTCTCCGTGGCCGAGGGTGGGAGCGTCTGGCACGGGGCCGTGCTGCGCGGCGACTTCGATGCCGTGGTCGTCGGGAAGGATTCCAACGTGCAGGACAATGCGGTGCTCCACGTGGACCGTCGGATGCCCTGTGAGATCGGCGACCACGTGACCGTAGGTCACTCCGCGGTGGTCCACGGCACCAAGGTCTTGGGCGACTCCTTGATCGGCATGCACGCGACGCTGAACAGCGGCACGGTCGTACGCCGCGGCAGCCTTGTGGCCGCCGGCACGGTCACTCGGGAAAACGCCGAGTTTCCGGAGGAGAGCGTGATCGCCGGGGTGCCTGCGAGGGTGCTCCGAAAGGTAGACGAGACCCTGTGGAAACGGATCGAGCTTTCCTGGGAGATCTACCGGGACCTGGCGAAGGCGTCCTTGCCGGCTCGTCCCGCGATCCTGGCGGACCCGAGCCGCCAGATTCCGTTCGAAAAGTCCGAGGAGTTTACCCGGCTCGTTCGGAAGGGTTGA